ACCGGCAAACGCAAGGTGCTGCGCTGGGTGGCGATCACCCTGTCGCTGCTGATACTCGGCACGGCCGGCGCCGGATACCTGTACTACGAGCACCTCAACGGCAACATCCGCGGCGGGTCGCGGGCCGGCGGCGACAGCGGCGTGAAGAAGGCCGCGCCGAACGCGCTGGGCGACACCCCGCTGAACATCCTGCTCATCGGCTCCGACGACCGGAGCGACGAGAAGAACATCGCCCTCGGCGGCGGCCGGGACGACAAGAACCGCCCGCCGCTCGCCGACGTGCAGATGCTGCTGCACGTCTCGGCGGACCGGAAGAACGCCTCGGTCGTCTCGATCCCGCGCGACACCGTCGTCCACATCCCGGAGTGCAAGGGCGACGGCCGCACCTTCCCCGCCACCGACACCCGGCCCATCAACGAGACGCTCCAGCGCGGCGGCCCCGGCTGCACCCTCACCACCTGGGAGAGCCTCACCGGGGCCTACATCGACCACTGGATCATGGTCGACTTCGCCGGTGTGGTGGCCATGGCCGACGAGGTCGGCGGCGTCCCGGTCTGTGTGAAGTCCGGCGTCAGCGACCACCCGACACGGCTGCAGCCCGGTGGCTCCCACCTGAAGCTGCCCGTGGGGACGCACGAGGTCAAGGGCGAGCAGGCGCTCCAGTGGCTGCGCACCCGGCACGCGTTCGGCAGCGACCAGAACCGCGCCAAGGCCCAGCACATGTACATGAACGGCATGATGGAGAAGCTCCAGAAGCAGAACGCCTGGACCGACACCGGCCGCCTCATGGGCCTGGCCGAGACAGCCACCAATGCGCTCCAGGTCTCCGACGAGATCAAGTCGGTCAAGGGGCTCTTCGACCTGTCGATGCAGCTCAAGAACGTGAAGCTGGACCGCCTCACCACGGCGAACATCCCGACGGCTCCGTACCCGAAGGACGACAACTGGAACATCCTCGTCAAGTCGTCGGCCGACAAGATGTTCCGGATGCTCCGCGACGACGTCGCCTTCGACAAGAACGGCGACCCGGCCGACGCCAAGCCCAAGCCGAAGCCGTCCACGAAGCCGAAGGCCACCGCCGAGGCGCCCGGCTCCCTCGCCGTGACGGTCGTCAACGGCACCGGAAGCGACAGTGAACCCGCGGCCGAGGGTCGCGCCCGCACCGTCACCGAGCTCCTCCAGGGCAAGGGCTTCACCCAGGCCGAGTCCTCCAAGGAGGGCGGCAACCGCGCGGACACCGTGGTCACCTACCCGAAGGCCGACGGCGACCAGGGCCGGGCGAACGCCCAGTCCGTGGCCAAGGCGCTCGGACTGCCCGACTCGGCCGTCCGGGCCGACGCGAAGGCCCAGGGCCTCACGCTCGTCGTGGGCGCCGACTGGCGCGAGGGCACCGTCTACAAGAAGCCGGCCTCCGAGGCCGGTGACATCCCGGACGGCGCGGAGGTCCTCCGGGGCAACGACAAGGGCTGCATGGAGATCTTCGACCCCTACAAGTGGGACGGGAAGAGCTGACCCCACGCGATACGCACGAAGGCCGGGCCCCCGGAAAGGGGCCCGGCCTTCGCCGTGTTCGTGCGCGGCGCGTCAGACGCGCTCCGCCGTCACCGCCGGGCGGCGGCTCGCGATGACCTTCCGCGCGAGCGAGCGGGGGCTGGTGAGGAAGCCGTAGCCCCAGGACATGTGCATGGTCGCGAGGGCCACCGGGATCTGGAGGCGGGACTTCAGGGACAGGCCCTTGCCCGCCGGGACCGAGCCCGCCGTGATCGCTGCCAGGTAGCCCGCCGGGACCACGAAGCCGAGCGGGGTCAGGACGGCGCCCACGACCAGGCCCGCGGCGATCGCGCAGACGGCGGCCGGCGGGGCCAGGTAGCGCAGGTTGATCGAGCCCTGGTGGTAGCGGGCCACCACGTGCCGCCAACGGCCGTAGTCCTTGTACTGCTTCGCCAGCGCCTTCACCGAGGGCCGCGGACGGTACTGGACGCGCAGCTCCGGCGAGAACCAGATCAGGCCGCCGGCCTCGCGGATGCGGAAGTTCAGCTCCCAGTCCTGGGCGCGGATGAACTCCACGTTGTACCCGCCCTGCCGCTCCAGGGCCTCGCGCCGGAAGACGCCCAGGTAGACCGTCTCCGCCGGGCCGGCCTCGCCGCCCGTGTGGAAGGCGGCGTTGCCCACACCGATCTTCGAGGTCATCGCCGCCGCGACCGCGTCCTCCCAGGCGTTCTCGCCCTCGGCGTGCATCACACCGCCGACGTTCTGCGCGCCGGTCTCCTCCAGGAGCCGGACCGCGGTGGCGATGTAGTTCGGGGAGAGCATGCCGTGGCCGTCCACACGCACCACGATCGGGTGATGGGAGGCCTGGATCGCCGCGTTGAGCGCGGCGGGCGTGCGGCCGGTCGGGTTCGGGACCGTGATGACGCGGCGCGTTCCCGAAGCGGTTTCCCGGACGAGCTCGGCGGCGATCTCGTCCGTACGGTCCGTGGACGGGCCGAGGGCGATCACCACCTCCATCTCGCCGTCGTACTCCTGCTCCAGGATGTGACGAACCGAGGTGCGCAGATAACGCTCCTCGTTGAGGACCGGCATGATCACGGAGACGGGGGGCGTGGCGTTCATTGCCCGCCACGTTACCGCGAACGGGGGACAGCGGTGCGCGCCGAGCGGGTGGTGCGCCCTTGCGCTGATCGTATGGGCCTACCGTGCTCACGGTTCCCCTGTCCCACCGCGGAGGTGTCCGTCCGTGCCCACACCGCCCCGCACGCCCCGACCCCGGCCCGCCGCCCGTCGCGTACCGGTCCGCAGGCGGCGGAGGCGCCCCCGGTGGGGGATGCGGATGGCGACGGCGCTCTCCGTGGCGGTCCTCACGGCCGGCGGGATCGGGCACGCCGTGGTCACCGGCCTGGACACCGGGATCACCCGCGTCGACCCCTTCAAGGACATGAAGAACCGCCCGCAGGCCGGGCACGGGATGAACGTGCTGGTCGTCGGGACCGACGGGCGCGACCGGATCACCCCCGAGGAGAAGACGAAGTACCGGCTGGGCGGTGCGCCCTGTCACTGCACCGACACCGTCATGCTCGTGCACATCTCCGAGGACCGGGAGCGGGCGAGCGTCGTCAGCCTGCCCCGCGACTCGTACGCGGAGATGCCCGAGCACACCGACATGAACAGCGGCAGGAAGCACCGGGCCCACCCGGTGAAGCTGAACGCCGCCTACGCCGAGGGCGGGCCCGGTCTGACCGTGCGGACCGTCGAGTCCATGACCGGCGTCAAGATCGACCACTATCTGGAGGTCGACTTCACCAGCTTCATGCGGACCGTGGACGCGGTCGGCGGGGTGCAGATCTGTACGAAGCGGCCCCTGAAGGACTCGTACACCGGGCTCGACCTCTCCCCCGGCACCCATGAGCTCGACGGCGGGCAGGCCCTGCAGTACGTGCGCTCCCGGCACATCGACGGGGCCGCCGACATCGGCCGCATGCAGCGCCAGCAGCGGTTCCTCGCGGCGCTGATCGAGCGGATGACGAGCGGCGGGGTGCTGCTCAACCCGGTGCGGTTCCGTGAGCTCGCGACGACGATGCTGAGCTCCGTACGGGCCGACGAGGACTTCGGTACGGATCAGCTGCTCGCCCTCGCCAAGGCGATGCACGGCTTCACCCCGGCCTCCTCGGAGTTCGTGTCCGTGCCGATCGGCGACATGAGCTTCCCCGTGAAGGGCATCGGCTCGACCGTGAAGTGGGACGCGGCCAAGGCGCAGAAGCTGTTCCAGTCGCTGCGGGACGACCGGCCGCTCGCCGCCGCGCCCCGGTCGGAGAGCTCCGGGAAGGCGCCCGGGGTCGTCGTGGACGTGCCGCCGCGGACGATCCGCGTCCAGGTCTACAACGGGACCCGGACCGACGGGCTCGGCCGCAAGGTGGACGACGCCCTGCGCGCGACCGGCTTCGACACCACGCGCACGCCGATGACGGGGGCCGGGAAGGAGCGGGCGCGGACCGTCGTCGAGTACGACCCTCGGTGGGACCGGTCGGCCAGGTCCCTGGCGGCGGCCTTGCCGGGGGCGGAGCTGCGGGCGGTCGCCGGGAGGGGCGGGACGTTGCGGGTCACTGTGGGGGGTGACTACAAGGGCGTGCGGGCGGTACGGGCCGAGGCCTCGGGGCAGCCGTTCGAGGCGGTCACCGGGGACAAGGTGGTGTGCCCGTGACCCGGCTCAGTCCTCGTAGCCCTCTGCCGCTCGGCGTTCCCTCAGTTCCTTGATCGCCTGGCGGCGGGCCAGGCGGTGGGTCCGGCGGATCTGGGCTTCCTGGTTGCGGCGCTTGTCCTGTTCGGTCTCCGGGATGACCTGGGGGACCGGGCGGGGCTTGCCCTCCGCGTCGACGGCCGCGAAGACGAGGTAGGCGGAGCCGACCTGGGTGGCGGGCGTGGACTCGTTCCAGCGCTCGGCCATGACCCGTACGCCGACCTCCATGGAGGACCGGCCCGTCCAGTTGACCTGGGCCTTCACATGGAGGAGGTCGCCGACGCGGACCGGCTCCAGGAAGGCCATCTCGTCCATGGAGGCCGTGACGGCCGGGCCGCCCGAGTGCCGGCCCGCGACGGCGCCCGCCGCGTCGTCGACCAGCTTCATGATCACGCCGCCGTGCACCGTCCCGAGGAGGTTGGTGTCGTGGCTGGTCATGATGTGGCTGAGGGTGGTGCGGGAGGCGGAGGTCGGCTTGCCCGGGATTCCGTCCGGGGTATCGCCCTGGTCTGTCATGTCCTCCACCTTATGCCGGGTCCGGCCCTCGTCCCCGCCGGGTCCGCTTTGCATCAGCTTGGCAACAGCAGCGGTCCGATCTTCTACCCGGACTGTCGCCCGGAAAGGGCCGCCCGGCACACTGGTCCACATGAATGACTGGCCTGATGAGCCCCAGGGACCCCGACGGATGAGCCATGTGCAGCGCCCGCAGGTTCCGCAGCAGCCGCCGCGTTCCCAGCAGGGCCACGGCCAGGGCCAGGGGGGTTACAACCCGAACTTCACGCAGGCGCAGAACCAGGGGTACGACTCCGGTTACAGCTCCGGCCACGTGTACGGCGGCGGCCCCCAGAACCAGGGCGGTGGCGGCCGGGGCGGTGTCCCTCCGCAGTACGCGCCCTCCGGGCCCGGACGTCCCGCGCCGGACTGGCGCAAGCGGATCAAGGTCGGCTCGATCGTGCTGGTCGTCGGCGTCCTCGCCTGGGGCATCGGCACCTATGCCTGGGCCAGCTCGCAGATGCGCAACGAGGTCGACCTCTCCAAGGTCATCGAGCGGCCGGAGGAGGGCGACTGCACGACGTATCTGATCGTCGGCTCCGACAGCCGTGAGGGCATGTCCGCCGAGGAGAAGAAGAAGCTCCACACCGGTTCCGCCGAGGGCAAGCGGACCGACTCGATGATGATCCTCGCGGCCTGCTCCAGCGGGAACACGATGGTCTCGCTGCCCCGTGACTCCTGGGTGACGATCCCGAACTTCGTCGGCTCCGAGTCGGGCAAGTCGTACCCGGCCCGCGGCGGCTCCAAGCTGAACGCGGCCTACGCGATGGACGGCCCCGAGCTGCTCGTGCGGACCGTCGAGTACAACACCGGCCTGCACATCGACCACTACGCCGAGATCGGCTTCGCCGGCTTCGCGAACATCGTGGACGCGCTCGGCGGCGTCGAGCTGAACATCGACAAGGGCTTCAAGGACAAGAAGTCCGGCGCCGACTTCCAGGCGGGCAAGCAGACCCTCAACGGCGAGCAGGCCCTGGCCTTCGTCCGTACCCGCTACGCCTTCGCCCAGTCGGACCTCCAGCGGACGAAGAACCAGCAGAAGTTCCTCTCCGCCCTCGCGAACCAGGCGGCGACGCCGGGCACGATCCTCAACCCGTTCGCGCTGTACCCGACGCTCGGCGCCGGTCTGGACACGCTGATCGTCGACAAGGACATGTCCCTGTACGACCTCGGCAAGATGTTCTTCGCGATGAAGGGCATCAGCGGCGGCGACGGCAAGTCCATGAACATGCCGATCGCCGGCTCCGCCCCGCAGAACTCCCTGAAGTGGGACATGCCGAAGGTCAAGCAGCTGGTCGAGCAGATCAAGAACGACGAGAAGGTCACCGTCGAGTCCAACCGCTAGACGGATATACGAAAGGGGCGTCCTCCCGGCCGGGAGGACGCCCCTTTCGCGTGCTCCCCTACGGGAGGTTGCGGGCCATGACGATGCGCTGGACCTGGTTGGTGCCTTCGTAGATCTGGGTGATCTTGGCGTCGCGCATCATGCGCTCGACCGGGTAGTCGCGGGTGTAGCCGTAGCCGCCGAGGAGCTGGACGGCGTCGGTGGTGACCTCCATGGCGACGTCGGAGGCGAAGCACTTGGCGGCGGCGCCGAAGAAGGTGAGGTCCTCCTTGTCACCTCCGGCGGAGACGCGCTCGGACTTGGCGGCGGCGGCGTAGGTGAGCTGGCGGGCGGCCTCCAGCTTCATGGCCATGTCGGCGAGCATGAACTGCACGCCCTGGAAGTCGGCGATCGGCTTGCCGAACTGCTTGCGCTCCTTGACGTAGCCCTTGGCGTAGTCGAGGGCGCCCTGGGCGATGCCGATGGCCTGGGCGGCGATGGTGATGCGGGTGTGGTCGAGGGTCTTCATGGCGGTGGCGAAGCCGGTGCCCTCGGCGCCGATCATGCGGTCGGCGGGGATGCGGACGTTGTCGAGGTAGACCTCGCGGGTCGGGGAGCCCTTGATGCCGAGCTTCTTCTCCGGGGCGCCGAAGGACACGCCCTCGTCGGACTTCTCCACCACGAACGCGGAGATGCCCTTGGAGCGCTTCTCCGGGTCGGTGACGGCCATCACGGTGTAGTACTCCGAGACGCCGGCGTTGGTGATCCACCGCTTGACGCCGTTGAGGACCCAGAAGTCGCCGTCGCGCACCGCGCGGGTCTTCATGCCGGCCGCGTCCGAGCCCGCGTCGGGCTCGGAGAGGGCGTAGGAGAACATCGCGTCGCCCTTGGCCAGCGGGCCGAGGTACTTGTGCTTGAGCTCCTCCGAGCCGGACAGGATCACCGGCAGCGAGCCCAGCTTGTTGACCGCCGGGATCAGCGAGGAGGAGCCGCACGCGCGCGCGACCTCCTCGATCACGATCACGGTGGCGAGGGCGTCCGCGCCCGCGCCGCCGTAGGTCTCCGGGACGTGCACGGCGTGCAGGTCGTTGGCGACCAGCGCGTCCAGGGCCTCCTGCGGGAAGCGGCCCTCCTCGTCCACCGCCGCCGCGAACGGCACGATCTTCGCCTCCGCGAGGGCACGCACCGACTCGCGGAGCATGTCGTGCTCCTCGGAAGGCCGGTAAAGGTCGAAATCAGTCGAACCCGACACGCTCACTCACTCCCACGCTGCTAACTACCGTTAAGTAACCCAAATGGTAGGGCGTGACCCGGCCCCGGACCAGGGCACGACTATGCTCGGGCAGGCATTCCGCCCGACGTTCCCTGGAGTCCCGCATGGCCCTCAAGATCACTGTGATCGGCACCGGCTACCTCGGCGCCACGCACGCCGCGGCCATGGCGGAGCTGGGCTTCGAGGTGCTCGGCCTGGACGTCGTCCCCGAGAAGATCGAGATGCTGTCCGCCGGACGCGTCCCCATGTTCGAGCCGGGCCTGGAGGAACTGCTCGCGAAGCACGTGGCCGGCATCGAGGGATCGAGCGGCCGGCTGCGCTTCACCACCTCCTGGGAGGAGGTCGGCGCCTTCGGCGACGTGCACTTCGTCTGTGTGAACACCCCGCAGAAGCACGGCGAGTACGCCTGCGACATGAGCTACGTCGACGCCGCCTTCACCTCCCTCGCCGGAGTCGTACGCGAAGGGGCCCTGGTCGTCGGCAAGTCGACCGTCCCGGTCGGCTCGGCCGAGCGGCTCGCGGCGCTCCTCCCCGAGGGCGTCGAGCTCGCCTGGAACCCCGAGTTCCTGCGCGAGGGCTTCGCCGTCGACGACACCCTGCACCCGGACCGGATCGTCGTCGGCGTGCGCGGCGAGCGGGCCGAGAAGACCCTCCGCGAGGTGTACGCCGTACCGGTCGGCGAGGGCTCTCCGTTCGTCGTCACCGACTTCCCGACCGCCGAACTCGTCAAGACGGCCGCCAACTCCTTCCTCGCCACCAAGATCTCCTTCATCAACGCGATGGCCGAGGTCTGCGAGGCCGCCGGCGGCGACGTCGCCAAGCTCGCCGAGGCCATCGGCCACGACGACCGCATCGGCGCCAAGTTCCTGCGCGCCGGCATCGGCTTCGGCGGCGGCTGCCTGCCCAAGGACATCCGGGCCTTCATGGCCCGCGCGGGCGAGCTCGGCGCCGACCAGGCCCTGACCTTCCTCCGCGAGATCGACTCGATCAACATGCGACGGCGCGGCCAGATGGTGGAGATGGCCCGCGAGGCGCTCGGCGGGGCCACCTTCCTGGGCCGCCGGGTCGCGGTGCTCGGCGCCACCTTCAAGCCCGACTCGGACGACGTCCGCGACTCCCCCGCGCTCAACGTGGCCGGCCAGATACACCTCCAGGGCGGCCAGGTGACCGTCTAC
This is a stretch of genomic DNA from Streptomyces sp. R44. It encodes these proteins:
- a CDS encoding LCP family protein; this encodes MGQSSVRGEGTRKSVPRARELGWDDDLYGAGEATGAGAETSEEDSSSAPSRAERRRGGGKGGGTGPNGRAAARRRAKKTGKRKVLRWVAITLSLLILGTAGAGYLYYEHLNGNIRGGSRAGGDSGVKKAAPNALGDTPLNILLIGSDDRSDEKNIALGGGRDDKNRPPLADVQMLLHVSADRKNASVVSIPRDTVVHIPECKGDGRTFPATDTRPINETLQRGGPGCTLTTWESLTGAYIDHWIMVDFAGVVAMADEVGGVPVCVKSGVSDHPTRLQPGGSHLKLPVGTHEVKGEQALQWLRTRHAFGSDQNRAKAQHMYMNGMMEKLQKQNAWTDTGRLMGLAETATNALQVSDEIKSVKGLFDLSMQLKNVKLDRLTTANIPTAPYPKDDNWNILVKSSADKMFRMLRDDVAFDKNGDPADAKPKPKPSTKPKATAEAPGSLAVTVVNGTGSDSEPAAEGRARTVTELLQGKGFTQAESSKEGGNRADTVVTYPKADGDQGRANAQSVAKALGLPDSAVRADAKAQGLTLVVGADWREGTVYKKPASEAGDIPDGAEVLRGNDKGCMEIFDPYKWDGKS
- a CDS encoding glycosyltransferase family 2 protein encodes the protein MNATPPVSVIMPVLNEERYLRTSVRHILEQEYDGEMEVVIALGPSTDRTDEIAAELVRETASGTRRVITVPNPTGRTPAALNAAIQASHHPIVVRVDGHGMLSPNYIATAVRLLEETGAQNVGGVMHAEGENAWEDAVAAAMTSKIGVGNAAFHTGGEAGPAETVYLGVFRREALERQGGYNVEFIRAQDWELNFRIREAGGLIWFSPELRVQYRPRPSVKALAKQYKDYGRWRHVVARYHQGSINLRYLAPPAAVCAIAAGLVVGAVLTPLGFVVPAGYLAAITAGSVPAGKGLSLKSRLQIPVALATMHMSWGYGFLTSPRSLARKVIASRRPAVTAERV
- a CDS encoding LCP family protein — protein: MRMATALSVAVLTAGGIGHAVVTGLDTGITRVDPFKDMKNRPQAGHGMNVLVVGTDGRDRITPEEKTKYRLGGAPCHCTDTVMLVHISEDRERASVVSLPRDSYAEMPEHTDMNSGRKHRAHPVKLNAAYAEGGPGLTVRTVESMTGVKIDHYLEVDFTSFMRTVDAVGGVQICTKRPLKDSYTGLDLSPGTHELDGGQALQYVRSRHIDGAADIGRMQRQQRFLAALIERMTSGGVLLNPVRFRELATTMLSSVRADEDFGTDQLLALAKAMHGFTPASSEFVSVPIGDMSFPVKGIGSTVKWDAAKAQKLFQSLRDDRPLAAAPRSESSGKAPGVVVDVPPRTIRVQVYNGTRTDGLGRKVDDALRATGFDTTRTPMTGAGKERARTVVEYDPRWDRSARSLAAALPGAELRAVAGRGGTLRVTVGGDYKGVRAVRAEASGQPFEAVTGDKVVCP
- a CDS encoding acyl-CoA thioesterase, with protein sequence MTDQGDTPDGIPGKPTSASRTTLSHIMTSHDTNLLGTVHGGVIMKLVDDAAGAVAGRHSGGPAVTASMDEMAFLEPVRVGDLLHVKAQVNWTGRSSMEVGVRVMAERWNESTPATQVGSAYLVFAAVDAEGKPRPVPQVIPETEQDKRRNQEAQIRRTHRLARRQAIKELRERRAAEGYED
- a CDS encoding LCP family protein — encoded protein: MSHVQRPQVPQQPPRSQQGHGQGQGGYNPNFTQAQNQGYDSGYSSGHVYGGGPQNQGGGGRGGVPPQYAPSGPGRPAPDWRKRIKVGSIVLVVGVLAWGIGTYAWASSQMRNEVDLSKVIERPEEGDCTTYLIVGSDSREGMSAEEKKKLHTGSAEGKRTDSMMILAACSSGNTMVSLPRDSWVTIPNFVGSESGKSYPARGGSKLNAAYAMDGPELLVRTVEYNTGLHIDHYAEIGFAGFANIVDALGGVELNIDKGFKDKKSGADFQAGKQTLNGEQALAFVRTRYAFAQSDLQRTKNQQKFLSALANQAATPGTILNPFALYPTLGAGLDTLIVDKDMSLYDLGKMFFAMKGISGGDGKSMNMPIAGSAPQNSLKWDMPKVKQLVEQIKNDEKVTVESNR
- a CDS encoding acyl-CoA dehydrogenase family protein: MSGSTDFDLYRPSEEHDMLRESVRALAEAKIVPFAAAVDEEGRFPQEALDALVANDLHAVHVPETYGGAGADALATVIVIEEVARACGSSSLIPAVNKLGSLPVILSGSEELKHKYLGPLAKGDAMFSYALSEPDAGSDAAGMKTRAVRDGDFWVLNGVKRWITNAGVSEYYTVMAVTDPEKRSKGISAFVVEKSDEGVSFGAPEKKLGIKGSPTREVYLDNVRIPADRMIGAEGTGFATAMKTLDHTRITIAAQAIGIAQGALDYAKGYVKERKQFGKPIADFQGVQFMLADMAMKLEAARQLTYAAAAKSERVSAGGDKEDLTFFGAAAKCFASDVAMEVTTDAVQLLGGYGYTRDYPVERMMRDAKITQIYEGTNQVQRIVMARNLP
- a CDS encoding UDP-glucose/GDP-mannose dehydrogenase family protein, which translates into the protein MALKITVIGTGYLGATHAAAMAELGFEVLGLDVVPEKIEMLSAGRVPMFEPGLEELLAKHVAGIEGSSGRLRFTTSWEEVGAFGDVHFVCVNTPQKHGEYACDMSYVDAAFTSLAGVVREGALVVGKSTVPVGSAERLAALLPEGVELAWNPEFLREGFAVDDTLHPDRIVVGVRGERAEKTLREVYAVPVGEGSPFVVTDFPTAELVKTAANSFLATKISFINAMAEVCEAAGGDVAKLAEAIGHDDRIGAKFLRAGIGFGGGCLPKDIRAFMARAGELGADQALTFLREIDSINMRRRGQMVEMAREALGGATFLGRRVAVLGATFKPDSDDVRDSPALNVAGQIHLQGGQVTVYDPKGMENARRVFPTLGYADSALEAVRGADVVLHLTEWREFRELDPAELAAVAATRVILDGRNALDGARWRAAGWTYRAMGRPTA